AGTCACAAGAGGGGCTGCAGGAAGAAAAATGACTGGTAACCTTGACTACGCTGTGAACACAACCTTGTGAAATCTTCACGCAGGGACGCCCTTGTTGGGGAACACCCTTTCTGACTCATGCATACATTCCATGCAAGCAAAAGAAATGATGCCATCAAAACCTCACCAAGCTGGATTCATCTGCACATATCTTCTTCCCTTTTTATAATCAAATGTTTGCTATAGCAACAGTATTATTGTACAGTGCACAATCGAATATAGAAGAACATCCAGATATTCTTGAATGTAACTATTTTTGcatctaaaaatacatttgtcatTGTGGATAAACAAACCACATGTATAGAATACTGCATACATAAAGTCAATCAAAGCATTTCCTACAGTTGATCCATAGTTAAAACTAGTTGGAGAAtgctttagtatttactatagtacaaTGTAGTAAAATTACCATACtgtagtgtttttgaacctgaACGTCACTTGATTAAATAACAAACTGCAGTATTTACTGTAACACAGTTTATCAATTCACTAGGCTATATTTAATACATACGGTAGTATACCTTAGtacttactatagtaaagtggGTTTTAGGTATTAAATTAACCATGCTGTAGTAAAATGGTAGATTTGTGCATTGATATtggcaaaaccatggttttactatagtaactcTGTTTTAACTATGACtcttttaattatattatttagtaTTACAGAAGAAAGCTCCTTCCAAAATAGTAACCAGGGAAAAGGGGTGGGTGTGGACTATTTTAAACACAGCCTGGGTGGAGGGAAACACcacttgtgtgtgtatgtcaagCAGGACGCATTAGTTTGCGCCGTGCGCCGTCCAGTACGGATTTCTTTGCGCTCCTTTAACAGTTTATATTGAGTTCATATGGAACAAACAGTGTAGTGATTTATTGTAATGTTCACGTTATGCGCTCAGTACCATAGCTGTTGTGCCGCTTGATATACATTTAATACGAGTCTATTTTGTAGTCTTTTTAAATGACCATGGCAAACGCGAAGGTTTGGCTGCTGCTTCTGTTGCGCTTGGCGCTCGTCTCCATGGGAAGAGGTAAGACTTACACTCATAATTCTGTTTTAAATCCAAATAAAACTTCCAGCGGCTTTTAAAGGAACCCGAGCAATGTGTTTGCATGTAATATGTAATCATATACACCACAAGTCACCATAGTTCATTATTTCATTTGCTTATATCTTTATCAACTGAACGAACAGTACGAACCATGGGTTCATTGTAGTAAATTAAAGTAACCACGTTGATTATCTTTTgtatagttttactacaaatggTGTGGCGGTGAGACCATAGTTAATTTGTGGTTTCTGTGGTTCTGATAGAAAGGGCAtggcattgttttggttttgtaatgCCAAGCTCTCTCTCCGGTGTCGCGTCTTTTAGCCGCGCCCCCTTGTTCTCCGTTTGCGCCCCATTCGTGTTCATCCCTCGCACCTGTCCCGTGTCATCTTCCCGCTAGTTCCCTTTAGTATTTAATCCTCGTCACCTGCTCGACACCGTCCCCGTCCAATATTCCCTGGTTAGAgtttccaaatatcttgttttAGTAAACTTTGTGGATTGTAATCTGTACCTTGTTCGCCTTCCTCGTCTCGCCTTTTGGGTGACGCTGTTGCCCGAACTTGTTCCCGTTTCCCAGTTGTATTTTGGACTTCTCGTACCTTCTTTGTTTTGTCCCCCTTGTGGGATGTTTTTGGTTCTTCTATCGTGTTTTCCCAATCGTGTTTTTTCAGTTGAAATTATGAATAAAGTCTTTTGCAAACCCCTTGACTGCCCTGCACTTAGGTCCTTCCTCATCTACCGTGACAACAAGCATATCAAGACCTTCCAAAACCTCAGACGTccaaaaaacactgtacttttaaaatgatcaaatactcTGTTGAAGATGTTCATAAgcactttttatactttttattgcttagatatttgcaaaacccactgGTGAACAGAAAGGGTGACTGATAacagatttatgaaaaaaagcGATATTCACACAAATatagagatacaaggtttcagaaggacagtaagtcttattcttaaaatatactttatattctCACAATTCCTTCTGGCCTGTTTAATAATGTCCAGCTTTcctaataaataatgaaacacatttaagcggtgcatttttgtcttttttatccCTCGAtgatgtcaaatgtttttttaaaagtaacatTACTGTTGCTTAATGCATAATTATTTTGTGTCTGTGGTTGGTTTTAGGGGATTGTCCATTACCTCAACTGACCAGCAGTGTTCTGCTGTCTGAGAGATCCATACTGCAAAACAACTTTCCAAACAATTCTGAAGCTTTTCTGGAGTGTCCCAATGGATTTCAGATAGAGTCAGGGTCGACTTCAATCTTCTGCCGTGACAGGGAGTGGAGCGCTGTggaattaaaatgcaaaagtaattcattttttaattcttcGCTTTGGTTCTAAACCggtatgtggaacacaaaagaagatattttgagaaatgtcgcaGTGGTTTCCATACATGGGGTCCAGTGTTCTTCGGTTACCAGCttgtttcaaaatatctaattttgtgttctgcagaacaaagaaagtcggattataaataattaaaaaaatatatgggggtgaactttttcttaaagtgtttgtgtttgttctgtttcaGAGATAGACTGTGGAGAACCCAAGCCTTCACCTCATATGACCTACATTCTCACAGATGGAACGTTGTTTGGTGCTTATACGAAACCCGTATGTGAGAGAGGGTAAGAACTTCTGTGGTCTGCATTTTCCAATCTAATGGGGCAAACGGTcacgtttttttgtttttgtttgtgcagATACTACCTGGAAGGGTTGAGCTACAGACAGTGTCTTGTAAGGGGCTGGAGTGGAAAATCTAAGTGTTCATGTGAGTGGTTGTTTTGGATTGAATACTCTTTTGGAgttttggaggatctacttttggaggatttactgacagaaatgcaatataatacacataactgtatcttcagatgtgtataagacctaacataatgatGCGTTCATGTTGGTACTACAGTTTAGCCCTATAAACGGAcaaatttattgtgttttgtaagAACATTATCTCTTTTGGGATGGGTTGAGTAAGCCATTGGTTgtaatttgcaacctcaccaatagataccgctaaatttcatacactggaacCTTGACATATCACAAGAACAGAACTGATATTAAATTCCCAGTGATGCCAGTTCTATCCGCACTCTTTACTTTTGTGTCCTCATGTTTTTTGTAGTGATGACTTGCCTAAAGCCTGCTGAAATTGCACATGGCAAAATAGTGACGCAGTTGGAAAAAGAGGATATAGTCGTGGACGATATCATTGAATATTCCTGTAATGCCAGCTATGCACTTCATGGAAACAGGTTCATCACATGCAATGAGGATGGGAACTACAATTTACCACCACCAACATGCAAAAGTAAGAGCATATTTCTCAGATTCGTATTTgggttttgtgatttttaagacTATTGTGTAAATTGAAGGCGGGAgtttccatttaatctcataGATTTCTCATCTATCGTCTGGGATTTATGGGCTGTTGCAAAAGCACCTAAAAGCAGGGAGTGAAGTTTAATCTTCAGAAGTTACTCTCACTCCCATCCGTGTCATGGCACCATATTAACCAAGTCCGCTCCGAGCAGGACTCGAAGCGTGGGAGTCGAATAAAATAACAAAGCTTTTTACATGGTTCGCCTATTTTTACTCACAGGTGTGACTCTCAAATTGTTCTTCATGTTGAATAGCAGGCAGGAAAGGATTTAAAAACATCTGTATGAATGTACACCTTCTGATCCAAgatatattttaacaaacacGTGTAAACttttgtgtactgtatgtgatgaTTCGTCTCAACAACCCTATCTGCCTGACAATATTTACATCCGTGTCTGAATTCACCCACTCATTTCCGCTCATTTATTTGTCATGTCATTCACTAGCTAACAGGGCGTCTCGGGACAGGAGGTGATTTCAAACACTTCAcaattttgctgttttatttgctttcttATTAATCTGAtcgtttgtaatttttttaaacttctaACAGGAATCCGCATTCTCGTTCATCAGGTCCATCCGGTCTTTTGTGATCAATGGCTTTTATTTGGAactatgtttgttgtttagtcTGTGGTACTGTAAGCTTACCATCTGTATTCCACATGCCAACCTTTACATGTGAAGCTCATTTTTCAAAGGCCGTATAGTTCTGGCGGTGACGGGCATCTGGTGGATGATTAGCTTGTTTGTGAGGGAAGTGATGTATCAAACTGTGGTACAACAACTGTGGAGAGTGAGATTATTTATCAACTGTCAGCAAAGCTGAGAGAGAGCTGATAAAGAGCACAGCTGCTTGTGCAAGTACTGgaagaatataaaaatgcagtacaaaaaataccaaaaatTATATACTTatagtaattttaaatattaaactgtgtataaataaatactatgcataaactgtaaataatgtgtttaaataaacaatatctattatgtgtaaatgaaaaatgaatgtatgaagattatataaattacataaattaaataaacaaacaaacaaacaaacaaaaaatatatacacacacacatgcacgcacacacatatgtatgcatgtatgtatgtatattttgctatatatattatatatatcttatataaACCAAATCAATATACATTAGAAGgattttcaaaaacaattaCTGATACAGAATTTACAGTTATATTATGCTATGctgtatttttactgtatttaaatctagattttttatgttctttttaactgtatttaaacGGGagtaaaatgataataattacattattatttaggATCCGGTAACTCGTTGTGCATAAAAGTGTAAAGATTGATTAAAAGATAGGTCAGTTTAATAGTTAAACACAGTAATTGATAATACGCGTCTGGAAAAATCcctttttcaaacaaaacataacaccCAGTTCCTAAGCAATCCGAGGTCTTATCCAATGCGGAATTTTTTACGTGTTTGGCATCTTATGTCAACACTTCATGGAACTGCTTAACATTACTGAAATGCTGTGGACTCAGATACGTGCCACATGTCTTCATGGATGTCTTGATGTGGTCTCACTCATTTTTATAGACATTAAACGGTTttagatgtgtttttaatgtgctttgAATGTTGAACgcacataaaaaatgtcagcTACTTTGCATGTCTCCCGTAATTTAATTACGTTTTCTTCTTCAGGCACCGAATGTCAAGTTCCAGAAGTTAAGTCTGGCATCCAGACTGAAGGAAATCCCCCTTACTCCAATAAAAGTGAAGCCAGATTTAAATGTGAGCGGGGTTACACAATGAAAGGTTCAGACACGGCGGTGTGTGTGGAGGGTGAATGGTCTCCCATTCCTGAATGTGTTCAAGGTATGCCTCATTTTTCacacaaatgtttattctttcaaGTTACGTAAATGTTTTTCCAGCGTTTGTATTCGGAATACCAGAGATAAAGACGCCCAGAAGGAATCTGAGGACTTTTGGCATGTCCTGCCGTGATTTTAAAGACAAACTCTGCAGAATCCCTTAAAAATGTGGAATTCGTGCTTAGCGTTCTGCTAAGTTTGTAAGACCTGGACAAAACTGTAGCCTGACTCCAGAAGTGTTGCAGGTATAGCCtgattgtgtttacatattgaGATGTGAATCATTCTTTTAGAGAAATCAAATGCAGCAGATACCACCACAAAACAGACAACAGCCGGCGTtaccacaaacacaaaaacacccaCAACCAACACCATTTTAAACGGTAAGGATTTCAACCTAGAAAATACAGAATCTGTCAAATGTTGCTTAAGAGTTTGAGCACATTATTTGTCATGGTTACATTTTAATGGTTATTTAATCTGTTTCattgcagaaaaaaaagaggaaCACCTCAGTGTTTATTCACTAAGTGAGTCATCTTTCTGTATACTGTTCTGAATGTTTAGTGTACACTCAGGGATTATGCATTGTTGTTTAGTTTTCTTTGAACATCTACAGTAAATAAGATCAGAGCCTTTATGATTGTAACTGAGGGACACCGCAAGGCTCATGATTGTTTACTTCCTTTGTCGCCTGCGAACCCGAAGAACACTACCACATGTCCCCTGTTGAGCATTTCAAAACCGCTCACTTTAAAGGAACACTTCACCCCTGAAATGAatctttttgaagaatgtaggagagAAAACAGTTCTAGGCcaattttgactaccattgtaaatGTTCCtccaatgggagtcaatggtggccaagaactgttaggttcagagcattcttccaaatatcttcatttgtgctaATCAGAAcgaaaaaatgtacacaatttaagggtgtttaaataatgtcagacgtttattttcgggtgaactgtccctttaataggAAGTTGGTCCTTCCTGGTCCTTCCAATAACAGCAATCTTCAAAATCGGAGCGTGGAGCTGTTGCAGTAAAGCGTAAAACTATGATTCCTAACCTGTTGCAACAAAGATGAAATTCCATTTCTTCAAAAACTCACTTTAAAACTCTTCTTCTAGTTGTTGTCATCGTGGTGGGGTGTCTGTGTTTGACTGTGTTTGTCATTATTCTGAGTAAGTATTGATTTTGGATTAAAAAAGCTGAATACAAACACCATGAGTAGTTTTTGTCTAACAATGTCTCTTCTCCCTTTAGTGTTTGTGGTGTTAATTTGTTGTCATAAACAAAGAGGGTAAGCACATTACTCATCTGTAAACTGgcttcaaaatcatttttagatTCATCTTGCTTTAGAAATGCACTTATAGACTCATCGCCTTCTGTTAAATTCAATGCTCACGTTTGCTTTTATTTGCTGATTTAAGGCCCGTTCACACTAAGAACACTAACTACTGATACCTATGTAGGTGTCCGCACCAACAGACGCTACCTTTTTGTTTATTCCAAGCAAACAGGTCgcattttcactttttaaatgctTAAGCTCTTTATATTTGAATGGCTTGATATCAGCTGGTGAAAATAACTTCTGAGTTGAAGTTTCTTAAAGCGActgttcaaacaaacaaatgattttgtcatagtttactcacactcaagttgttccCAACCTGTGTCAAttgtgttgttctgttgaacacaaagaaggatatttgaaagaatgttcatAACCAAACATATCTGGGGCACTTTAGACTTCCACAGTAGAAGAATCACTActtatggtagttaatggtgtcCCAGATCTGTTAAGTTTCACAcaatctttcaaatatcttcttttgtgttcaacagaacaaagattttaATGCCGTTTCAGAACAACTTGAGTATAAGTATATAATggcagaattgttatttttggggtgACCCAACCCTTCAAAGTAAAACCATTTTGAAGAATTACGATTTTTAGTTGTTGTCCTTATATGAACTGGCCGTTATCAATCAACCATCTTCCTTTTCGTTTGCTTTCTGTGCTTTGCTGCATTTGGTTTTAAAGATTAATCGGATTCAACTGTATACCTCATCAGAGTAAGAAAAAAGCATTTCCATGTCTTTTATGGCTTACACAGATTTTTGGCAGGATTGCTTTATTTGACAGTCTCTTTGTAAGAAGAATTGCATGTTATGATATGTAAATCCAATCCAAATCTTTTTCACTTTAAATACACACCCTTGCAAATTCTTAGCATGCCAAGCAGCTTTCTAACTAATGAAAACAGCCTCAGACGCTGCTGTTGTTGCTTATGTGTCTTGTAAAAGCGTATTACAGTACGTCTGGACACATGTGAGCTCAAAAGGATTAAAAAAGCAAGGTGTGGTGTGTCTCTGCTTACAAAATGAGAAGAATAACTTGCGCAACACGGATTGCgtttgaatattaacaaaaaaatgtattgtaatattTTCATCTCCTCATTTTTACTATGCTACATAGTTCATACAATACTGGTGAAGGACAGTGgagaaaagaagaagaattaTTACCATTTCAAAAGCCAAGGTATATCAGTTCAAAGTCATCAAAGTATTTCATCTCTGACTCATATGATCTGGCGTAGTTGCACAACTTccataatgatttttttctatcTTCTTGTTATTTGTATCATTATCAAAGAGTGGTTTGATTCTTCTAATTTTGTTTTCTCTGGATTGTCAACTACAGGGCAAACAATCGGACCGTTCCTCTGGCCTAGTGTGCACTTTGTGGATACAGTATTAACTTCCCAGCTGCAATATTTATATTCTTAATgttgtactttttttatttaaaaaaatatggtaTTTTCTACGCTTTACAATGTATTCCAGACAGGAAAAAATGCACagattatatttttgtatatttgattaaagtttgtttttacattttatagtgCTTGGGTGTGTTCTTTCCGTCATGACTAACAAGTGCATTTCGTTACACATGctgatgttttattcaaaatgcctcccaaaaaaatgaagatgaacTTATTTCTTCTCTGAAATTTAGAGAACTAGGTTAGATGATTACCTCAAAAAATCCTTAGATATCGACGTTCGTTCCATCTGTTGATCACGTTTTCTCCAACAAGTGGATCTAacgagaactgtttggttcagTTTGGTTATGTGGCCTTTGAACATTATCATATTCCCCTTTCTGTAATCAGTGTTACATCTTGAAGTGCTATTTCAGAGACACATTGCAAAATGAGATAATAACATTGCAGCATAGCTGTCGTCCTCTTACGGCGTCACGTTCACTATATGTATGACCATATGGTGAATAATCCAGAATGAGCAAACATTTGTAAGGTGTTGTAACACGCCGTCTATCCGTTCTGAAATTGCCGCTGCCCATTGACGTGATCGGGCGGAGTGGTTTCCGGGGCAATGACAGTGTTATGG
This DNA window, taken from Triplophysa dalaica isolate WHDGS20190420 chromosome 6, ASM1584641v1, whole genome shotgun sequence, encodes the following:
- the im:7151449 gene encoding complement factor H, with translation MTMANAKVWLLLLLRLALVSMGRGDCPLPQLTSSVLLSERSILQNNFPNNSEAFLECPNGFQIESGSTSIFCRDREWSAVELKCKKIDCGEPKPSPHMTYILTDGTLFGAYTKPVCERGYYLEGLSYRQCLVRGWSGKSKCSLMTCLKPAEIAHGKIVTQLEKEDIVVDDIIEYSCNASYALHGNRFITCNEDGNYNLPPPTCKSTECQVPEVKSGIQTEGNPPYSNKSEARFKCERGYTMKGSDTAVCVEGEWSPIPECVQEKSNAADTTTKQTTAGVTTNTKTPTTNTILNEKKEEHLSVYSLIVVIVVGCLCLTVFVIILMFVVLICCHKQRGSYNTGEGQWRKEEELLPFQKPRANNRTVPLA